A single window of Nicotiana sylvestris chromosome 3, ASM39365v2, whole genome shotgun sequence DNA harbors:
- the LOC104235257 gene encoding uncharacterized protein, with the protein MAVEGEQQLQTNGHAKQAEESANSIQSKELRKKKRKKFLIFVAVSTLFQIAITLFSSLYIMKVKTPKFRIRSATFDVLSKNAEYSSFNITMNAEFGVMNANFGPYKYRDNTVYFFYKGVSIGKAFVSHGKAGFKSTKKFNVVVNLSSKDVLTKDSQIRNDLNSETLILTSKSKLEGKVALIFVLKKKKSTEMDCTITVGLADKVIRNIDCD; encoded by the coding sequence ATGGCAGTAGAAGGAGAACAACAACTTCAGACTAACGGACATGCAAAGCAAGCTGAAGAATCAGCCAACTCCATACAATCCAAAGAGCTGCGCAAAAAGAAACGCAAGAAATTCTTGATTTTTGTTGCAGTCTCTACTCTATTTCAAATTGCAATCACTCTCTTCTCTTCATTGTACATAATGAAAGTCAAAACTCCCAAGTTTCGCATCCGGTCAGCTACCTTTGATGTATTGTCAAAAAATGCAGAATATTCTTCATTCAACATCACAATGAATGCTGAATTTGGTGTCATGAATGCCAATTTTGGACCTTACAAGTACAGAGACAACACTGTTTATTTTTTCTATAAGGGTGTGAGTATTGGAAAAGCCTTTGTTTCCCATGGCAAAGCTGGTTTTAAGTCAACCAAGAAATTTAATGTTGTTGTGAATCTGTCATCGAAGGATGTATTAACTAAGGACTCGCAGATAAGGAACGATCTGAATTCTGAAACTTTAATTTTGACCAGCAAGTCAAAATTGGAGGGGAAAGTGGCGCTAATTTTTGTtttgaagaaaaagaaatcaaCGGAGATGGATTGCACCATTACTGTAGGATTGGCTGATAAAGTGATTCGGAATATAGACTGCGATTAG